Proteins encoded in a region of the Campylobacter magnus genome:
- the nadD gene encoding nicotinate (nicotinamide) nucleotide adenylyltransferase has protein sequence MNIAIFGGSFDPPHAGHDEIVKAALNALDIDKLIIIPTFCSPFKDSFCASPALRLKWCKELWVGNSRVYISDFEIKKDKPTASITSVRHFKKLLNPSKIYLIIGADCLKSLHLWKEFEKLDKMVEFVIATRKDFLIKDSFKALKKLEINANISSSFIRQSLDFSAVSPKIADEVKGIYVKQN, from the coding sequence TTGAATATCGCTATTTTTGGAGGATCGTTTGATCCGCCGCATGCTGGGCACGATGAGATTGTAAAAGCTGCGCTAAATGCTTTAGATATCGATAAACTCATCATCATACCTACTTTTTGCTCACCTTTTAAAGATAGTTTTTGCGCCTCGCCTGCTCTGCGCTTAAAGTGGTGCAAAGAGCTTTGGGTAGGGAATTCTAGAGTTTACATTAGCGATTTTGAGATAAAAAAAGATAAGCCCACAGCTAGCATTACAAGCGTCCGTCATTTTAAAAAGCTTTTAAATCCTAGCAAAATATACCTTATAATAGGCGCTGATTGCTTAAAAAGTCTGCATCTTTGGAAAGAATTTGAAAAGTTAGATAAAATGGTGGAATTTGTAATTGCTACAAGAAAAGATTTTTTAATCAAAGATAGCTTTAAAGCCTTGAAAAAACTAGAAATAAATGCTAATATATCATCATCGTTTATAAGGCAAAGTTTAGATTTTAGCGCAGTTTCGCCCAAAATAGCAGATGAAGTAAAGGGAATTTATGTTAAGCAGAATTGA
- the rsfS gene encoding ribosome silencing factor, whose protein sequence is MLSRIERIIRILDDKKAEDVEAIDMSGREYIAKYVIIATTLHSRHAFSLADELARGLKPAGEKFLGTEMSDDWCVIDLGDIIIHLMSANYRAKYDIEKFLAELKANKE, encoded by the coding sequence ATGTTAAGCAGAATTGAAAGAATAATAAGAATTCTAGATGATAAAAAGGCTGAGGATGTAGAGGCCATAGACATGAGCGGTCGTGAGTATATCGCAAAATATGTGATAATCGCAACCACGCTTCACTCTCGCCATGCTTTTAGCCTAGCTGATGAGTTAGCAAGAGGGCTAAAGCCAGCAGGCGAGAAGTTTTTAGGGACTGAAATGAGCGATGATTGGTGCGTGATTGATCTAGGTGATATTATTATTCATTTAATGAGTGCAAATTATAGAGCAAAGTATGATATAGAAAAGTTTTTAGCTGAACTTAAAGCAAATAAGGAGTAA
- a CDS encoding tautomerase family protein, which produces MPVISVKMAGKLPSKAELDAVASEITEVFVKRLGKAKERVVINFSEVNEDAFYFGAKSVGDIKRLK; this is translated from the coding sequence ATGCCAGTAATTAGCGTAAAAATGGCAGGTAAATTGCCTAGCAAGGCTGAACTAGACGCAGTTGCAAGTGAAATCACAGAGGTTTTTGTAAAACGCCTTGGCAAGGCAAAAGAAAGAGTAGTGATAAACTTTAGCGAAGTTAATGAGGATGCGTTTTATTTTGGAGCAAAAAGCGTGGGAGATATAAAGCGCTTAAAATGA